In the Afipia sp. GAS231 genome, GCTGACGCGGTCAGAGTCTGACTGTGGTCCGTGTAGACGTAGTGGCTGGCGATGTAGGCCAGACGGTCGGGGTCGAACAAATACTGGTTCGATACGATGTCGGTGCCGAGTTGGCGCGCCCAGGCGAGGTTGCCATACATGCGGAAGTTGCCGTTGGTGTAGGATGCTTTGAGCTCGACGCCCGCGTTATTGGCCCGGTCGTAATTGAAGCCGGACAATACATAGGCCGCGCCGAATTGCCCATCGTCAAGCAGATCGCGCGCGATCTTGTAGTAGAGATCGATCCCGACCTCGAGGCCGGGTACCGGCAGGATCTTCTGAACTACACCTGCATCGAACACGTGGGCCCGCTCCGGCCGCACCGGATCGTTCTGCTGCACGGCAGGCTGCTGCGATGTGCCCTGGACCAGCGCCAGATTAACCGGAGCAGCCACCACTTGCGGCGGCGGCGTGAATGTGCGCGCGTAGCCGGCGTGGAAGGTGGTGCCATCCACTGGCACCCAGCTCACGTTGACACGCGGGCTGAACTGGTTGGCATTGACGTATTGGTACATCTGGTCGAAGCGTAACCCTGCGTTCAAGGTCAGGTTATTGGTGATCTTCCACTCGTCCTGAAGATAGGTGCCAAGCAGCCAACCGGTCCTGGAGCTGGAATCGAGTATGGGGAACGGCGCATCGATCGTGCCTTGGCTGGGATCGGTGGGATCAACGAGCGGCAACACGGTGGATATGTTGGTGACCAGGGAGCGCTCCGCACTCACGGAAAAGCCATACCGCAGAGTATGGGCGTAGCCGATGCGCCAGGCGGTATCTTCCTGAATGCCATTGATAACGCTCTGACGGTAGACATCGGAGGCCACGCCATTGATGACGAGGTCGCCGACCAGATCCGGCCGAAAGTGCAACTGGTTATAGCGGTTGAAATAGGCGACCTGGTAGTCGATATCCTCCATCGATTTTTGGTAGGCCAATACGTTGAACTGGGTCGTCTCGTACTGCCGTTCATTGAGCATCGACGAATCGAAGTTGGATACCCCGAACGCCGTGAAGTTGGACGGCTGTCCCGGATTGTTGGGGATCTGATACGCCGCATTCGATACGCCGCTGATCAGGGTCAGGCGGCTGGTGGGATCGAGCACGGTCGATAGATAAAGAAATCCCTTCTCCTGCGAGGTGCGATCGTGAATCGCTTCTTTCGCCGGCGTCGGATTTTCAATCCCCAGATTGCTCGTGAAATAGCGTCCGGAGACGAAATACTGGGTTTGTCCGGCGGTGCCGCCGTATTCGAAACTCGGCGTGATCGTTTGGTGGCTGCCGCCATAGACGCTGACGCTGCCTGAGTTGTTGAAGGCGTCGGTCTTGGTCTGGATGTCGAGCACGCCCGCGGTGCGCAAGCCATATTGCGCCGGCAGCGCCCCGGTAAGCAACGCCAGGCTTCCGACGATGCTGGTGTCGAGGATTTGCCCGAAAGCCCCGACGCCGTCGGGCAGCATGATGCCGTTGATACGATATTGAAGATTGCCGTGCTCGTTTCGTACGTGCAATTCACCGCTTGCGGCCGAATCCTGCGTTACGCCGGGTAGTTGCAATAGCACCTTGTCCAGCGTCGTATTGGTACCTTGCGGGAGCGCCTCGATGGCCTGGTGGTTGATCTCAGAGGAGTTGGCACCGATTGGCGCGAAAATGTTCTGGCGCGTCGTGTCAAACTTCTCGTTCTTGCCCGCGACCACTTGCGCCTCGGTCTGCGGCGGCGGTGCGGCGGGCGTCTCGCGACGTACCCCCGTGACGACGCGCGCCTTGGGCCGGCGCGTGGGTTGGGCGCGCGGCGGCGCCACGACCTCGATCTTCGGAAGCGTGGTAGAGCCGCCCGCCGCGGGAGCTGCGGTCTGCGACATTGCAGGGGTGCCCAGGCCGAGCAGCAGTGACGCTGAACTGGAGAGCAGGAGAGTGGTTCTTAACGAGAGCGTCATTGTCCGATCCTGAGAGGCTGCCACCGGAATTCGCGTTATCGACGAACCTTGGGAAGCGCCTTGCCGTCGATGTGCGACGGACCGATTTCGATTTATCCCGGTGGATCGGCCACGCATGGCGACGATCCCCCAAGGGCGCATCAATCAATCGATCTCAGGAGGCGGGTGGTGCGCGGGACTGGAACGCCGGATGGATCGCGTTCAGGTGAACGAACTCGGCGTCGGTCGTGAGGTAGAGAAATTCGACCGCCTGCGGCAGTTGCAGCAGTGGCGGCGTCGCGAACAGCACACTGCCGGCAAGCGACATGACGGCGCAGATCGCGCAATTATCCGCCGGTTGCTGATCGCTATCGGGCGTCGATGGCTGCTGCTTCTGCGCAACTTCGTCCGCAGCTCCTTGCGCGGCGAGCCCGGTGGCGTGGGCGAAGTCCGCGTCGGTCGCGCTGGTCTGGACTACGGGTGCTGCTTGCGCGGCAACCCCGTGCGCATGCCCGAACGACAGCGCAAACTGGATCGCGAGCGCAAACAGCGCCAGCCGCGAGCCATGCTTGAGGTGTTTTCGGAACCAGTTCATCCGGGTCTTCGTCCCAATGTTATATTATAACATCGGAAGGAACAGAGGATGTCAACCGTAGGTCAGGTAAGGTGGCGATAGTTCTGCGCGCGCTGTGGGATTGATGCAACGGAAGACGGCAGCCCGGCAGAATTCTGCGCGACAGCCTCACCGCCCCTCGCGCACCCAGGTCGCCGCGAACGCACCGAGCAGCAGCAGCAACCCGATCAGGCCTGCGAACATCGGCAGCACGCCGACGCCCTTGACCACGCTGGCGTCGCGCATCTTGACGCCGAGCCAGCCGTCGCCGCGATAGATGCCGGAGGCACGCACCGGCACGATGCGGGGCATGTCGAGGCTGGAGCCGTCGACCACGCGCCGCGCGTCGCCACCGGTCGCCTGCGCCAGCGGCTTCAGCATCTCGGTGGTGGAGGTGACTTCGGAAAATTCCTTCGGATTGGTCGGCCCGACATTGATCAGCGCCTTCAAGGTGCCGTCGGTCGCCTGCCACAGGCCGAGTTCG is a window encoding:
- a CDS encoding TonB-dependent receptor — encoded protein: MTLSLRTTLLLSSSASLLLGLGTPAMSQTAAPAAGGSTTLPKIEVVAPPRAQPTRRPKARVVTGVRRETPAAPPPQTEAQVVAGKNEKFDTTRQNIFAPIGANSSEINHQAIEALPQGTNTTLDKVLLQLPGVTQDSAASGELHVRNEHGNLQYRINGIMLPDGVGAFGQILDTSIVGSLALLTGALPAQYGLRTAGVLDIQTKTDAFNNSGSVSVYGGSHQTITPSFEYGGTAGQTQYFVSGRYFTSNLGIENPTPAKEAIHDRTSQEKGFLYLSTVLDPTSRLTLISGVSNAAYQIPNNPGQPSNFTAFGVSNFDSSMLNERQYETTQFNVLAYQKSMEDIDYQVAYFNRYNQLHFRPDLVGDLVINGVASDVYRQSVINGIQEDTAWRIGYAHTLRYGFSVSAERSLVTNISTVLPLVDPTDPSQGTIDAPFPILDSSSRTGWLLGTYLQDEWKITNNLTLNAGLRFDQMYQYVNANQFSPRVNVSWVPVDGTTFHAGYARTFTPPPQVVAAPVNLALVQGTSQQPAVQQNDPVRPERAHVFDAGVVQKILPVPGLEVGIDLYYKIARDLLDDGQFGAAYVLSGFNYDRANNAGVELKASYTNGNFRMYGNLAWARQLGTDIVSNQYLFDPDRLAYIASHYVYTDHSQTLTASAGASYLWNGTRFSASMIYGSGLRSGFANTDHVPSYTQVNVGVSREYLLPGWTKPTTVRFDVVNLFDKIYEIRDGSGIGVFAPQFGPRRGFYVGITQKL
- a CDS encoding DUF2946 family protein, which gives rise to MNWFRKHLKHGSRLALFALAIQFALSFGHAHGVAAQAAPVVQTSATDADFAHATGLAAQGAADEVAQKQQPSTPDSDQQPADNCAICAVMSLAGSVLFATPPLLQLPQAVEFLYLTTDAEFVHLNAIHPAFQSRAPPAS